The Mucilaginibacter yixingensis genome window below encodes:
- a CDS encoding ABC transporter ATP-binding protein encodes MEEVAEKAKHTASDQKEAVIEIKGLKKSFGKKQVLKNINLSVKRGENVVILGRSGTGKSVTIQCVVGMLTPDKGTVKVLGQEVEQLNDRELKELRTKIGFLFQSAALYDSMTVRENLEFALKRVMRVTNQSELNKRVKEMLENVGLPDAAEKMPSDLSGGMRKRIGLARTLIVHPEIMLYDEPTTGLDPITSREISQLILEMQRKYKTTSIIITHDMDCARVVSDRVLIMDDGEYKAEGSFDELSKSKDELVKSYFI; translated from the coding sequence ATGGAAGAAGTAGCAGAAAAAGCAAAGCATACTGCTTCTGACCAAAAGGAGGCGGTAATCGAGATCAAGGGATTAAAAAAGTCCTTTGGTAAAAAGCAGGTGCTTAAAAACATCAACCTTAGTGTAAAACGGGGAGAGAATGTGGTGATTTTGGGTCGATCAGGTACCGGTAAATCAGTCACCATACAATGTGTGGTTGGGATGTTAACGCCTGATAAGGGCACCGTAAAGGTATTAGGTCAGGAAGTAGAGCAACTGAATGATAGGGAACTAAAGGAACTGCGTACCAAAATAGGTTTCCTGTTTCAAAGCGCTGCGTTGTATGACTCTATGACCGTACGCGAAAACCTGGAGTTTGCGCTAAAGCGCGTAATGCGAGTGACTAATCAGTCTGAACTTAATAAGCGCGTAAAAGAGATGTTGGAGAACGTCGGCTTGCCTGATGCGGCTGAAAAGATGCCATCGGATTTATCGGGAGGGATGCGTAAGCGGATTGGCCTGGCGCGGACGCTGATTGTTCACCCCGAGATTATGCTGTATGATGAACCGACTACAGGTTTAGACCCCATTACGTCGCGTGAGATTAGTCAGCTGATCCTGGAGATGCAGCGTAAGTATAAAACAACCTCTATCATTATTACGCACGATATGGACTGTGCCCGTGTGGTATCAGACCGGGTACTGATTATGGATGATGGAGAATATAAAGCCGAGGGATCATTTGATGAGCTCTCGAAATCAAAAGACGAATTGGTGAAATCTTATTTTATCTGA
- a CDS encoding ABC transporter permease, whose protein sequence is MAAEATVTTGWRKWLESVGEQGVFFMRFVRNLFSGGFEWNEFVRQCYEIGYRSLTLVGITSFIMGLVLILQLRPTLVGFGAESMLPHTLAVSVIREIGPVITGIICAGKIASSIGAELGSMKVTEQIDAMEVSGANSVQYLVVTRILATSLMIPLLAMIGDLISLVGGFIALNLTDNISLTLYLHKCIAALDYTDYMPALIKTFFFGFAIGFVGCYKGYHSDHGTESVGVAANSAVVTSSLWIFFIDMLVVQISTLLFYK, encoded by the coding sequence ATGGCAGCAGAGGCAACAGTAACAACGGGTTGGCGCAAATGGCTGGAGAGCGTTGGCGAGCAGGGTGTGTTCTTTATGCGCTTTGTGCGTAATCTTTTTTCCGGTGGTTTTGAATGGAACGAGTTTGTGCGCCAGTGTTATGAAATTGGCTATCGGTCTTTAACATTGGTGGGTATTACCTCTTTTATTATGGGCTTAGTGCTTATTCTGCAACTGCGACCAACATTGGTTGGTTTTGGTGCGGAAAGTATGCTGCCGCACACACTTGCCGTATCAGTAATCAGAGAAATAGGCCCGGTAATTACAGGAATTATCTGTGCAGGTAAAATAGCATCGAGTATAGGTGCCGAATTAGGCAGCATGAAGGTAACCGAGCAGATTGACGCTATGGAGGTATCTGGCGCTAATTCGGTACAATACCTGGTTGTAACGCGCATATTGGCCACCAGCCTGATGATTCCACTATTGGCCATGATCGGCGATCTGATTAGCCTTGTAGGCGGGTTTATAGCCCTTAATTTAACCGATAATATCAGCCTTACCCTTTATCTGCATAAATGCATAGCAGCGCTGGATTATACTGATTATATGCCCGCCCTCATCAAAACCTTCTTTTTTGGCTTCGCTATTGGTTTTGTGGGCTGTTATAAAGGTTATCACTCAGATCATGGTACCGAAAGCGTGGGTGTTGCCGCTAACTCGGCGGTAGTAACATCGTCTTTGTGGATCTTTTTTATAGACATGCTGGTGGTACAGATAAGCACCCTTTTATTTTATAAATAA
- a CDS encoding ABC-F family ATP-binding cassette domain-containing protein — protein MSTLISAEQLGHSFQDHWLFRNMTLGINRGRRVALVGVNGAGKSTLLKLLSGRLMPVEGKVVHARDLSLGYLEQDPSFGSAVTISDYIFHSDNRQQQLIREYEELLENDPENIKEIERLTIELSNLDAWEYEYQIKTILGRLDIHHLNQPITTLSGGQRKRLSLARLLIENPEVYVLDEPTNHLDIDTIEWLEKLLTEGNKTIIMVTHDRYFLDNVCNEIMEIDNGKMFTYQGNYAYFLEKKAERESADAAAFAKNSNLLKKELEWMRRQPQARGTKSKARIDAFYDLEEKTKNAGPKAKVELSVKAARQGNKIMELHHLNKHFGDREIITNFSYVFKKGDRIGLAGKNGSGKSTLLNIITGSLNPDGGEAIKGETTVLGYFHQSGIVFKEDERVIDVVKNVAEFITMADGKTISASALLTLFLFPPKKQHGFISNLSGGEKKRLQLMSLLMKNPNFLILDEPTNDLDIDTLNVLEEFLTDYPGVLMLVSHDRYLLDKLTDQLFIMEGNGDVRIFNGNYSSYREEIEEQKQLAKKQSVNDKPAPVVAIPTPAPKKNKLSFKEQKEYETLESEIAKLETVIKELTLKMNSGSVTEHQELMDLAKQIEDKSNEIDEKSMRWMELEELKEA, from the coding sequence GTGAGTACGTTAATATCGGCCGAGCAATTAGGGCATTCATTTCAAGACCACTGGCTATTCAGAAACATGACGCTGGGTATAAACCGCGGGCGCCGGGTGGCATTGGTGGGTGTTAATGGCGCCGGCAAGTCTACCTTATTAAAGCTTTTATCGGGCCGCTTGATGCCCGTTGAAGGTAAAGTTGTGCATGCACGCGATCTATCGCTGGGTTACCTGGAGCAGGATCCTTCTTTTGGCAGTGCTGTTACTATCAGCGATTATATTTTCCATTCAGACAATCGTCAGCAACAACTCATCCGCGAGTATGAGGAGCTTCTGGAGAATGATCCGGAAAATATAAAAGAAATAGAGCGCCTCACCATTGAGTTGAGCAATCTGGACGCCTGGGAATATGAATATCAAATCAAAACCATTCTGGGCAGATTAGATATTCATCATCTTAATCAGCCTATTACTACCTTATCAGGTGGTCAGCGTAAACGTTTATCGTTAGCGCGTTTGTTAATTGAGAACCCAGAGGTTTATGTATTGGACGAGCCTACCAACCACCTGGATATTGATACCATTGAGTGGCTGGAAAAGCTGCTGACCGAGGGCAACAAAACCATCATCATGGTAACGCACGACCGTTATTTTCTGGATAACGTTTGTAACGAGATCATGGAGATTGATAACGGCAAGATGTTTACCTACCAGGGCAACTACGCCTATTTCTTAGAAAAGAAAGCCGAGCGCGAAAGTGCCGATGCTGCTGCCTTTGCCAAGAACAGTAACTTGCTAAAGAAAGAGCTGGAATGGATGCGCAGACAGCCACAGGCACGTGGTACCAAATCAAAAGCGCGCATTGACGCCTTTTATGATCTGGAAGAAAAAACCAAAAACGCCGGACCTAAAGCCAAGGTAGAGCTAAGCGTTAAGGCGGCCCGCCAGGGTAATAAGATTATGGAGCTGCATCACCTGAATAAACACTTCGGAGATCGCGAGATTATCACAAACTTCTCTTATGTATTTAAGAAGGGCGACCGTATTGGTTTGGCAGGTAAGAACGGCAGCGGTAAATCTACCCTGCTCAATATTATTACCGGCAGTTTAAATCCTGACGGCGGCGAGGCTATTAAAGGCGAAACAACGGTATTGGGTTACTTCCATCAATCGGGCATTGTTTTTAAAGAAGACGAGCGCGTAATCGATGTGGTAAAGAACGTGGCAGAGTTTATCACCATGGCCGATGGTAAAACCATCTCGGCCTCTGCCCTGCTCACATTGTTTTTATTCCCACCTAAAAAGCAACACGGTTTTATATCAAACCTGAGCGGTGGCGAAAAGAAACGTTTGCAGTTGATGAGCTTGTTGATGAAGAATCCAAACTTCCTCATCCTCGATGAGCCTACTAACGATTTGGATATTGACACACTAAATGTGTTAGAAGAGTTTTTAACCGACTATCCAGGCGTTTTAATGCTGGTATCGCACGATCGTTATTTGCTGGACAAACTAACCGATCAGCTCTTTATTATGGAAGGCAATGGCGATGTACGCATCTTTAATGGCAACTATTCATCATACCGCGAAGAAATTGAAGAGCAAAAACAATTAGCCAAGAAACAAAGCGTTAATGATAAGCCTGCACCAGTGGTAGCCATTCCTACCCCTGCTCCTAAAAAGAATAAGCTAAGCTTTAAAGAGCAAAAGGAATATGAAACTTTAGAGAGCGAGATAGCTAAACTGGAAACAGTAATAAAAGAGTTAACCCTAAAGATGAATTCTGGCAGTGTTACAGAACATCAGGAGTTAATGGACCTGGCTAAACAGATAGAAGATAAATCTAACGAAATAGACGAAAAAAGTATGCGTTGGATGGAACTGGAAGAATTAAAAGAAGCATGA
- the mnmG gene encoding tRNA uridine-5-carboxymethylaminomethyl(34) synthesis enzyme MnmG, with protein MFKQYDVIVVGAGHAGCEAAAAAANMGSSVLLITMNMGTIAQMSCNPAMGGVAKGQIVREIDALGGYSGIITDKSTIQFRMLNLSKGPAMWSPRAQTDRMRFAEEWRLALEQTPNVDFWQDMVSGLLVKNNTVVGVRTSIGVEIEAKAVVLTNGTFLNGLIHIGEKRFGGGRTGEKAATGLTEQLVELGFEAGRMKTGTPPRVDGRSLNYSVMEEQWGDENRGKFSYTDTPVTQDQRCCWITYTNTAVHETLKEGFEKSPMFTGRIKGLGPRYCPSIEDKINRFAERDRHQIFVEPEGWNTVEIYVNGFSTSLPEDVQYRALTQIPGFENAKMFRPGYAIEYDYFPPMQLNLTLETKLISNLFFAGQINGTTGYEEAGSQGLIAGINAHNKVHDKHELILKRSESYIGVLIDDLVTKGTEEPYRMFTSRAEHRLLLRQDNADIRLSPIGHELGLISDERLEKVNKKIKDSDDIVAFTRQKSISQSEVNGLLEELGTSPLAQGVKLHALVSRPQVTINDLRKADTQLDELLSNYDTETIEQAEIKIKYESYFEKEMDIVERMKKMEDRNIDPDFNYQTLVSLSKEAREKLIRIKPKTLGQASRISGVSPSDISVLMVHMSR; from the coding sequence ATGTTTAAGCAATATGATGTAATTGTAGTGGGTGCCGGGCACGCGGGCTGTGAAGCTGCCGCTGCTGCTGCAAACATGGGATCGTCAGTTTTACTGATTACTATGAACATGGGCACCATTGCACAAATGAGCTGCAACCCCGCAATGGGTGGTGTGGCCAAAGGGCAAATTGTGCGTGAGATTGATGCACTTGGTGGCTATTCAGGTATTATAACAGATAAATCTACCATCCAATTCAGGATGCTCAATTTATCTAAAGGCCCTGCCATGTGGAGCCCAAGGGCACAAACAGACCGCATGCGCTTCGCCGAAGAATGGCGTCTAGCACTGGAACAAACCCCTAATGTTGACTTTTGGCAGGATATGGTATCGGGCCTATTAGTTAAAAACAATACGGTAGTAGGCGTACGTACCTCTATAGGTGTAGAGATTGAAGCCAAAGCGGTAGTATTAACCAATGGTACCTTCTTAAACGGCCTCATCCATATTGGCGAGAAACGCTTTGGTGGTGGCCGTACAGGCGAGAAAGCGGCTACTGGTTTAACCGAGCAATTGGTTGAATTAGGCTTTGAAGCAGGCCGCATGAAGACCGGTACCCCACCCCGTGTAGACGGACGCAGCCTTAATTATTCGGTGATGGAAGAGCAATGGGGCGATGAAAACAGAGGCAAATTTAGCTACACTGATACCCCTGTAACGCAAGATCAACGTTGCTGCTGGATTACCTATACCAATACTGCAGTGCATGAAACCCTGAAAGAAGGCTTTGAAAAATCGCCTATGTTTACGGGCAGGATTAAAGGTTTAGGCCCTCGTTACTGCCCGTCTATTGAGGATAAGATTAACCGTTTTGCAGAGCGAGACCGTCACCAGATATTTGTAGAACCAGAGGGATGGAACACAGTTGAGATCTATGTAAATGGCTTCTCTACCTCATTACCCGAGGATGTACAGTACCGTGCATTGACCCAAATACCGGGCTTTGAGAACGCCAAAATGTTCCGACCAGGTTATGCAATAGAGTATGATTACTTCCCTCCTATGCAATTAAATCTGACGCTGGAGACTAAACTCATCAGCAATTTATTCTTCGCAGGTCAGATTAATGGTACCACCGGTTATGAAGAAGCAGGCTCGCAAGGACTCATTGCCGGCATCAACGCACACAATAAAGTACATGACAAACATGAGCTGATACTGAAAAGATCAGAGTCATACATTGGTGTTTTGATAGACGATTTGGTAACCAAAGGTACCGAAGAACCATACCGTATGTTTACCTCAAGGGCAGAACACCGTTTACTTTTAAGACAGGATAATGCCGATATCAGGCTGAGTCCGATAGGTCATGAGTTGGGTTTGATCAGCGATGAGCGGCTGGAGAAGGTAAACAAAAAGATAAAAGACTCTGATGACATTGTGGCCTTCACCCGCCAAAAATCGATTAGTCAGTCGGAAGTAAATGGCTTACTGGAAGAGTTAGGTACCAGCCCCCTCGCCCAGGGTGTAAAGTTACACGCGTTGGTTAGTCGCCCGCAGGTGACTATTAATGACCTGCGCAAGGCAGACACTCAACTGGATGAACTGTTATCAAACTATGACACCGAGACTATTGAGCAGGCCGAGATCAAGATTAAATATGAGAGCTACTTTGAGAAAGAGATGGACATTGTAGAACGCATGAAGAAAATGGAAGACCGAAACATCGACCCTGACTTTAATTATCAGACCCTGGTATCGCTCTCTAAAGAAGCTCGCGAAAAATTGATCAGAATAAAACCGAAGACTTTGGGCCAGGCATCACGCATTTCAGGCGTGTCGCCGTCTGATATTTCGGTTTTGATGGTGCACATGAGTAGATAA
- a CDS encoding Ig-like domain-containing protein codes for MLVIINIIGCANIQRPLGGPRDRTPPKLLLATPVNETRNFNAKQIRMDFDEYFKLVNQFQEITVSPAMEKTPEFKVRQKSLYINFKDTLQKNTTYVINFGKAVADVNEGNVIKNFVYVFSTGPHIDSLTLSGTVVNSLTQEKEKDVTVMLVPIKQDTIWGKHKPSIFTSTDSSGNFSMSYLHDGRYRIYALKEQSANRIYDNESEQVGFLKNDIVLDKDTSGVQLSLFQQDPDRFRILAKRFDADGKILLAFNKKLAEPGITINYPKGSNDQKYVDFSKTRDTALIYLRNMDFDSVSVAITDHGKPIDTTYLRKGRKEAFKRDISIGANISNMGRLKPNTDLQLTLNSPIESFDRSRVLLLEDSVDVSNFTLQKDSLKQTKFILKYRWKQDKRYELSFNEGTFVNIYGDHNKRIVKKFTVDKIENYGTLTLKMTVPDTSKNYVVELLNDKKEVLRSDAIKKNTSLVYKDYPTGRLFVRVTYDTNGNGKWDTGNIKAKRYPENIWVSPTVITLRPNWEMDQDVAIPPEVFIP; via the coding sequence TTGTTGGTCATCATTAACATTATTGGCTGTGCCAACATCCAAAGACCACTGGGCGGACCTCGTGACCGTACCCCACCTAAACTTTTGCTGGCTACCCCCGTCAACGAGACGCGCAATTTTAATGCGAAACAAATCCGCATGGATTTTGATGAATATTTTAAACTGGTCAATCAGTTTCAGGAAATCACGGTGAGCCCGGCTATGGAAAAAACGCCGGAGTTTAAAGTGCGCCAAAAAAGTTTGTACATCAACTTTAAGGATACGCTACAAAAGAACACTACCTACGTGATCAACTTCGGCAAAGCTGTTGCCGATGTTAATGAAGGCAACGTGATCAAAAACTTCGTCTACGTTTTTTCTACCGGCCCTCACATTGACTCGCTCACTCTGTCTGGAACCGTGGTTAACTCCCTCACCCAGGAGAAAGAGAAGGATGTAACGGTAATGCTGGTGCCCATAAAACAGGATACCATCTGGGGTAAACATAAACCGAGCATATTTACCTCTACAGATTCATCAGGCAATTTCAGCATGTCTTACCTGCATGATGGTCGTTATCGCATTTATGCGCTGAAAGAACAAAGCGCCAATCGAATTTATGATAATGAGAGTGAACAGGTAGGATTTCTTAAAAACGACATTGTATTGGATAAAGACACCTCGGGTGTACAGTTGAGCTTGTTTCAGCAGGATCCTGACCGTTTCAGAATACTAGCCAAACGTTTTGACGCAGACGGTAAGATACTTTTGGCATTTAATAAGAAACTAGCTGAGCCCGGCATTACTATTAATTACCCGAAAGGCTCTAACGACCAGAAATATGTAGACTTCAGCAAAACACGTGATACAGCCTTGATTTATCTGCGTAACATGGACTTTGACTCGGTGTCTGTCGCCATAACAGATCATGGCAAACCTATTGATACAACATACCTCAGAAAAGGCCGTAAAGAAGCCTTTAAAAGAGATATCTCTATCGGTGCCAATATCAGCAACATGGGCAGATTAAAGCCAAATACAGACCTTCAATTAACGTTAAACAGCCCGATTGAAAGCTTTGACCGATCGCGCGTGCTCTTATTGGAAGATTCTGTTGACGTAAGCAATTTCACCCTTCAAAAAGACTCGTTGAAGCAAACTAAGTTCATATTAAAATACCGATGGAAGCAGGATAAGCGGTACGAGCTCTCTTTTAACGAAGGCACTTTTGTAAACATCTACGGCGACCATAACAAGCGGATTGTCAAGAAATTTACGGTTGATAAAATAGAGAATTACGGAACGCTAACTTTAAAAATGACCGTACCCGATACCAGCAAAAATTACGTGGTAGAACTTTTAAACGATAAAAAAGAAGTACTGCGCAGCGACGCCATCAAGAAAAACACCTCACTGGTATACAAAGACTACCCTACCGGCAGATTGTTTGTCAGGGTAACTTATGATACCAATGGCAACGGTAAATGGGATACAGGCAATATCAAAGCCAAGCGATACCCCGAAAATATATGGGTATCCCCTACCGTAATAACGCTAAGACCTAACTGGGAAATGGATCAGGATGTGGCCATACCACCTGAAGTATTTATCCCTTAA
- a CDS encoding gamma carbonic anhydrase family protein, translating into MPLILPVKNKKPDWGDDCFIAENATIVGDVIMGDNCSVWFNAVIRGDVNYIHIGDNTNIQDGAVIHATYMRAATTIGNHVTIGHNAIVHGCTVHDHTLIGMGSIVMDNAVVEEYVIIGAGSIVLENTICESGYLYAGNPAKKIKPLTNDQKALLDRLPQNYLLYSSWFKG; encoded by the coding sequence ATGCCGCTGATACTTCCCGTTAAAAATAAAAAGCCTGATTGGGGCGACGACTGCTTTATTGCCGAAAACGCTACCATTGTTGGCGATGTTATTATGGGCGATAATTGTTCTGTATGGTTCAACGCCGTTATCCGCGGTGATGTTAATTATATCCACATTGGCGATAACACTAATATTCAGGATGGTGCTGTTATTCACGCTACCTATATGCGTGCCGCAACTACCATTGGTAACCATGTAACCATTGGTCATAATGCTATTGTGCACGGCTGTACCGTACACGATCATACGCTGATAGGTATGGGATCCATTGTAATGGATAACGCCGTGGTAGAAGAATATGTGATTATTGGGGCAGGTTCTATCGTACTGGAAAATACCATTTGTGAGTCTGGTTACTTGTACGCAGGCAATCCTGCCAAAAAAATAAAGCCTCTGACCAATGATCAAAAGGCTTTATTAGATCGTTTACCACAAAACTATTTACTGTACTCCAGCTGGTTTAAGGGATAA
- the nadB gene encoding L-aspartate oxidase, which translates to MTKNVDFLVVGSGIAGLSFALKAAKHGKVLIVTKANEDESNTKYAQGGVAVVVDKKEDSFEKHINDTLIAGDGLCDEAVVEIVVKEGPARINEIIDYGTNFDKTNDGIYDLAKEGGHSEYRVLHYKDITGFEIERALLEQIHQNPNIEILTHYFAVDLITQHHLGKFVDKQSDDITCYGIYAFNTHTNVVEKILSKVTVMAAGGAGHIYAITTNPTIATGDGVAMVYRAKGKVRNMEFMQFHPTALYNPGEYPSFLISEAVRGFGGVLKRINGEEFMHEYDERGSLAPRDVVARAIDAEIKKSGEDYVYLDVRHRSKKDILAHFPNIYAKCLDIGIDMTRDMIPVSPACHYMCGGIMVDHSGRSSILRLYACGECSSTGLHGANRLASNSLLEALVFAHRIYKDAMSQFETNVIPDNIPDWDEKGATLSNEDILVTHNLREMQKVMNDYVGIVRSDFRLERAMRRLGLLHEETESFYKQTKLSVKLCELRNLIQVSYIVIKSAMMRKESRGLHYTTDYPEHSPVLQDTVF; encoded by the coding sequence ATGACCAAAAATGTGGATTTCCTGGTAGTCGGTTCGGGTATCGCCGGATTGAGTTTTGCACTCAAAGCTGCCAAACATGGTAAGGTACTGATAGTTACAAAGGCAAATGAAGATGAGAGCAACACAAAATATGCCCAGGGAGGCGTTGCTGTGGTTGTGGATAAAAAGGAAGATTCGTTTGAAAAGCACATAAATGACACCTTAATTGCCGGTGACGGACTATGTGACGAAGCAGTTGTGGAAATTGTGGTGAAAGAGGGTCCGGCCCGGATTAACGAAATTATTGACTACGGAACCAATTTTGATAAAACTAACGATGGTATTTATGACCTGGCCAAAGAGGGTGGTCATAGCGAGTATCGTGTACTACATTATAAGGATATTACCGGTTTTGAGATAGAAAGGGCGCTGTTAGAACAAATTCATCAAAACCCTAATATTGAGATACTTACGCATTATTTTGCCGTTGATCTGATCACTCAGCATCATCTGGGTAAATTTGTTGATAAGCAGAGTGATGATATCACTTGCTATGGTATCTATGCTTTTAACACCCATACCAATGTGGTGGAAAAGATCCTTTCTAAAGTAACAGTGATGGCTGCAGGTGGCGCCGGCCATATTTATGCCATTACTACCAACCCAACTATTGCAACCGGTGATGGTGTAGCCATGGTGTATCGTGCTAAAGGAAAAGTGCGTAACATGGAGTTTATGCAGTTCCATCCCACAGCCTTATATAACCCGGGGGAGTATCCTTCATTTTTAATTTCTGAGGCTGTGCGTGGTTTCGGCGGTGTGTTGAAACGAATAAATGGTGAGGAATTTATGCACGAGTATGATGAACGCGGTTCATTAGCGCCGCGTGATGTGGTGGCTCGTGCCATAGATGCTGAGATCAAAAAATCAGGTGAGGATTACGTTTACCTAGATGTGCGTCATCGCAGTAAAAAAGATATCCTGGCTCATTTCCCTAATATTTATGCCAAGTGTTTAGATATCGGTATTGATATGACCAGAGATATGATCCCCGTATCGCCGGCCTGTCATTATATGTGTGGTGGTATCATGGTAGATCATAGCGGTCGTTCATCTATATTAAGATTGTATGCCTGTGGGGAATGTTCTTCTACTGGCTTACATGGTGCTAATCGGTTGGCTTCCAATTCTTTATTAGAGGCATTGGTTTTTGCGCATCGCATTTATAAAGATGCCATGAGCCAGTTTGAAACTAATGTGATCCCGGATAACATCCCGGATTGGGATGAGAAAGGTGCAACATTATCTAATGAAGACATCCTGGTTACCCACAACTTGCGCGAAATGCAAAAGGTGATGAATGATTATGTAGGCATTGTCCGTTCAGATTTTCGTTTAGAAAGAGCTATGCGCCGACTGGGCCTGCTGCATGAAGAAACAGAATCATTCTATAAACAAACCAAGCTCTCAGTAAAGCTTTGTGAGTTACGTAACCTGATCCAGGTTTCATACATCGTCATCAAATCGGCCATGATGCGTAAAGAGAGTAGAGGACTACATTATACTACAGATTATCCGGAGCATTCGCCGGTTTTGCAGGATACGGTATTTTAG